From Rhodovastum atsumiense, a single genomic window includes:
- a CDS encoding methyl-accepting chemotaxis protein — translation MSSLFVNLRIVSRLMIGFGVLIVFVAGTSGVAIRSSSQSHFLVGEVERFNEQVILNQNARIAMLEGRLAVWKGLATNDPDDWIAAEKNFRQAQDKYRALADSTRDPGRRSDVQALNAQVARYVDELRLLRNIGGRNEMLETPGGQKDIEAANAIGRTITELSDPLSERYHKAAEQAEIQAADTLDSAMTIALVIGVAAVVIGIALAIFVARGITRPITGLTAAMKALAGKDLTTRIPATGQRDEVGEMARAVQVFKESMIRTAELVAAQEAERGTKERRQAAIDRHTQEFGTAISGVMAALAGSGENMRKAAVKMTEASRSVNEEACSTAEGARQTAQQLTSVAAAIEELTSSVAEISRQVTSASQVAREAVKRADASQATMRGLSEATTRIGDVVRLISDIAGQTNLLALNATIEAARAGEAGRGFAVVAGEVKKLAAQTSRATAEIGSQIEAVSNAAGNSVTAMTDITQVIGRLDEISSHIAAAVEEQSATTREIAGNLQIVSAAGVQASAAMQTMVEVSQEAGAISRQVLDAAGEIGTEAARLGTEVDQFLAAVRDDTGERRRYERIPGNGATGTLMVNGRSAALPVIDISRGGVALQCDWQFPAGTEASVTFPAAGGPVGGRVVRGDGRKLALVFRPDNETQARIDQILAAIGRTRQAA, via the coding sequence ATGTCGTCACTGTTTGTCAACCTGAGGATTGTCTCGCGGCTGATGATTGGCTTCGGGGTACTGATTGTCTTCGTCGCCGGCACGAGCGGCGTTGCCATCAGATCCTCTTCCCAAAGCCACTTTCTGGTCGGTGAAGTGGAACGCTTCAACGAGCAGGTGATCCTGAACCAGAACGCGCGGATCGCGATGCTGGAAGGCCGGCTGGCGGTCTGGAAGGGGCTTGCCACCAACGACCCGGACGACTGGATCGCCGCCGAGAAGAATTTCAGGCAGGCACAGGACAAATACCGGGCGCTCGCGGACTCGACCAGGGATCCGGGGCGCCGCTCCGACGTACAGGCGCTGAATGCGCAGGTCGCCCGATACGTCGATGAATTGCGCCTGCTGCGAAATATCGGCGGGCGGAACGAGATGCTGGAAACGCCGGGCGGCCAGAAGGACATCGAGGCGGCCAACGCGATCGGCAGAACCATCACCGAATTGTCCGACCCGCTCTCCGAACGCTATCATAAGGCGGCGGAGCAGGCCGAGATCCAGGCTGCCGACACGCTCGACTCCGCCATGACCATCGCCCTGGTGATCGGCGTCGCCGCCGTTGTCATTGGCATCGCGCTCGCGATCTTCGTGGCGCGTGGCATCACCCGTCCGATCACCGGCCTGACCGCGGCCATGAAGGCGCTCGCGGGGAAGGATCTGACCACCCGCATCCCCGCCACCGGCCAGCGCGACGAAGTGGGCGAGATGGCGCGCGCCGTGCAGGTGTTCAAGGAAAGCATGATCCGCACCGCCGAACTGGTCGCCGCCCAGGAAGCGGAACGTGGCACCAAGGAACGCCGGCAGGCGGCGATCGACCGCCACACCCAGGAATTCGGCACCGCGATCTCGGGCGTGATGGCGGCATTGGCCGGCTCGGGCGAGAACATGCGCAAGGCTGCCGTGAAAATGACCGAGGCCAGCCGCAGCGTGAACGAAGAGGCCTGCAGTACCGCCGAAGGGGCCCGGCAAACCGCGCAGCAACTGACCTCCGTGGCCGCCGCGATCGAGGAACTGACCAGCAGCGTCGCCGAGATCTCGCGCCAAGTCACCAGCGCGTCCCAGGTGGCGCGCGAGGCGGTGAAGCGGGCGGATGCCAGCCAGGCGACGATGCGCGGGCTGTCGGAGGCCACGACCCGGATCGGCGACGTGGTGCGGCTGATCAGCGACATCGCCGGACAGACCAACCTGCTGGCGCTGAACGCGACGATCGAGGCGGCGCGTGCCGGCGAGGCCGGGCGCGGCTTCGCCGTGGTCGCCGGCGAGGTGAAGAAGCTCGCGGCCCAGACCTCCCGCGCCACGGCCGAGATCGGCAGCCAGATCGAGGCCGTCAGCAACGCCGCCGGCAACTCGGTGACGGCGATGACGGACATCACCCAGGTGATCGGCCGGCTGGACGAGATCTCGTCGCATATCGCCGCCGCGGTGGAAGAGCAGAGCGCCACGACGCGCGAGATCGCCGGCAACCTGCAGATCGTCTCGGCCGCGGGGGTCCAGGCATCGGCGGCGATGCAGACGATGGTGGAGGTGTCGCAGGAGGCCGGGGCGATCAGCCGGCAGGTGCTGGACGCCGCCGGGGAGATCGGCACCGAAGCCGCCCGGCTGGGCACCGAGGTCGACCAGTTCCTGGCCGCGGTGCGCGACGACACCGGCGAGCGCCGGCGCTATGAGCGCATCCCCGGCAACGGCGCCACGGGCACACTGATGGTGAACGGACGCTCCGCCGCGCTGCCGGTGATCGACATCTCACGCGGCGGCGTCGCCTTGCAGTGCGACTGGCAGTTCCCGGCCGGCACCGAGGCCAGCGTCACCTTCCCCGCCGCGGGCGGGCCGGTCGGCGGGCGCGTGGTGCGGGGCGACGGCAGGAAACTTGCCTTGGTGTTCCGTCCGGACAACGAGACGCAGGCACGGATCGACCAGATCCTGGCCGCGATCGGCCGGACGCGGCAGGCCGCCTGA
- a CDS encoding TOBE domain-containing protein gives MTASDSSSPPRAEAILYLRGEGQLPVGRERIAMLEAVAAHGSITAAAKALGYSYKAVWDGLNAVNNLLPRPALQAQSGGRGGGGAVLTEEGHRLIAAFHRLEERLSEISAGLAREGTGALEDPPLWSFAMKTSARNAFHCKVVGIQRAPVNAEVELQVTDSSRITAVITRHSVDELRLMPGRSVIAMVKSSFVLLARLEEATRLSVRNRLDGTVLERVDGGVNTEIEVDIGGGKTLTAVITRHSADALGLRAGEPVSALFDAGHVILVVD, from the coding sequence ATGACGGCCTCTGATTCTTCCTCGCCCCCGCGGGCCGAGGCGATCCTGTATCTGCGCGGCGAAGGCCAGCTCCCGGTTGGGCGCGAGCGCATCGCCATGCTGGAAGCCGTCGCCGCGCATGGCAGCATCACCGCGGCGGCGAAGGCGTTGGGTTATAGTTACAAAGCCGTATGGGATGGGCTCAACGCGGTCAATAACCTATTACCGCGTCCGGCGCTGCAGGCACAATCCGGCGGGCGCGGCGGCGGCGGGGCGGTGCTGACCGAAGAGGGCCACCGCCTGATCGCGGCGTTCCACCGCCTGGAGGAACGCCTGTCGGAAATCTCCGCCGGCCTCGCGCGCGAGGGCACCGGGGCGCTGGAAGATCCGCCGCTCTGGAGTTTCGCCATGAAGACCAGCGCCCGCAACGCCTTCCACTGCAAGGTGGTGGGCATCCAGCGTGCCCCGGTGAACGCCGAGGTGGAGCTGCAGGTCACCGATTCCAGCCGCATCACCGCCGTCATCACCCGCCACAGCGTGGATGAGCTGCGGCTGATGCCCGGGCGCAGCGTGATCGCGATGGTGAAGTCGTCCTTCGTGCTGCTGGCGCGGCTGGAAGAAGCGACGCGGCTGTCGGTGCGCAACCGCCTGGACGGCACCGTGCTGGAACGCGTGGACGGCGGCGTCAACACCGAGATCGAGGTCGATATCGGCGGCGGCAAGACGCTGACCGCAGTGATCACCCGCCATAGCGCCGATGCGCTCGGGCTGCGCGCGGGCGAGCCCGTCTCCGCCCTGTTCGATGCCGGCCACGTCATTCTTGTTGTCGACTGA
- the modA gene encoding molybdate ABC transporter substrate-binding protein — protein MKRALLVAALLLAAFAQARAAETNVAVAANFTEPAKEIAKAFEAKTGHKAVLSFGSTGQFYTQIRQDAPFTVFLAADDETPKKAVEEGFAVPESRFTYAIGKLVLWSRDAGVVKGQETLKAGAFDKLSIASPKLAPYGLAAVQTMQKLGVYDALQPKIVQGNNISQTFQFVETGNAALGFVALSQVIARDQGSRWVVPENLHDPIRQDAVLLKKGATNEAARAFLAFLKGPEAAKVIDRYGYGTAK, from the coding sequence ATGAAGCGTGCCCTTCTCGTCGCGGCCCTGCTGCTGGCCGCCTTCGCCCAGGCGCGGGCGGCCGAGACCAATGTCGCCGTCGCCGCCAACTTCACCGAGCCCGCCAAGGAGATCGCCAAGGCGTTCGAGGCGAAGACCGGCCACAAGGCGGTGCTGAGCTTCGGCTCGACCGGCCAGTTCTACACGCAGATCCGTCAGGACGCACCGTTCACCGTCTTCCTCGCCGCCGACGACGAGACGCCGAAGAAGGCGGTGGAGGAAGGCTTCGCCGTTCCCGAGTCCCGCTTCACCTACGCGATCGGCAAGCTGGTGCTCTGGAGCCGCGACGCCGGCGTGGTGAAGGGGCAGGAGACGCTGAAGGCCGGCGCCTTCGACAAGCTGTCCATCGCCAGCCCGAAGCTCGCGCCGTACGGCCTCGCCGCGGTGCAGACGATGCAGAAGCTGGGCGTCTATGACGCGCTGCAGCCGAAGATCGTGCAGGGCAACAACATCTCCCAGACCTTCCAGTTCGTCGAGACCGGCAATGCCGCGTTGGGCTTTGTCGCGCTCTCGCAGGTCATCGCCCGCGACCAGGGCTCGCGCTGGGTGGTGCCGGAAAACCTGCACGACCCGATCCGCCAGGACGCGGTGCTGCTGAAGAAGGGCGCCACCAACGAGGCGGCGCGCGCCTTTCTCGCCTTCCTCAAGGGGCCGGAAGCCGCCAAGGTGATCGACCGCTACGGCTACGGTACCGCGAAGTAA
- the modB gene encoding molybdate ABC transporter permease subunit: MLWQPVLLTIELATLTTAILLVVGTPVAWWLARSGAAWKEAVASVVALPLVLPPTVLGFYLLLMLGPDGPGGALARLWGANTLAFTFEALVFGSVLYSLPFMVQPLRTAFEALGDRPMEAAATLRASPLDTFFTVVVPLARRGFLSGAVLSFAHTMGEFGVVLMIGGNIPGRTKVISVAIYDYVETLQWHEAHLLAGGLLAFSFTVILAMMLLERRIGAAQR; this comes from the coding sequence ATGCTCTGGCAACCGGTGCTGCTGACGATCGAACTGGCGACGCTGACCACGGCGATCCTGCTGGTCGTCGGCACGCCGGTCGCCTGGTGGCTCGCCCGCTCCGGCGCGGCCTGGAAGGAGGCCGTGGCCAGTGTAGTGGCGCTGCCATTGGTGCTGCCGCCGACGGTGCTGGGCTTCTACTTGCTGCTCATGCTCGGCCCGGACGGGCCGGGCGGGGCGCTGGCGCGGCTGTGGGGCGCCAATACGCTCGCCTTCACCTTCGAGGCGCTGGTGTTCGGCTCAGTGCTGTATTCGCTGCCCTTCATGGTGCAGCCGCTGCGCACCGCCTTCGAGGCGCTCGGCGACCGGCCGATGGAGGCGGCGGCGACGCTGCGGGCCTCGCCGCTGGACACCTTCTTCACCGTGGTGGTGCCGCTGGCGCGACGTGGCTTCCTCAGCGGCGCGGTGCTGAGCTTCGCCCACACCATGGGCGAGTTCGGCGTGGTGCTGATGATCGGCGGCAACATTCCCGGCCGCACCAAGGTGATCTCGGTGGCGATCTACGACTATGTCGAGACGCTGCAATGGCACGAGGCGCACCTGCTGGCCGGCGGGCTGCTGGCCTTCTCCTTCACCGTGATCCTGGCGATGATGCTGCTGGAACGCCGCATCGGGGCGGCGCAGCGATGA
- the modC gene encoding molybdenum ABC transporter ATP-binding protein produces MTSTVPMQVHFHGMLGRFALDVAFTAPAHGITALFGPSGCGKTSVLRCVAGLQRLDGRFALAGEVWQDERQFRPPHRRPIGYVFQEASLFPHLSVRANLLYGHRRTVGRGVTETIRLDEVVELLGLGRMLDRSPRHLSGGERQRVAVGRALLSQPRLLLMDEPLAALDRFSKEEILPYLERLHDTLSVPVLLVSHDITEVERLADHLVLLRAGRVEASGKLAELQADPKLPVARLPEAGVTLKAQVEGFDAEYDLTMLALPGGRLQVPGVFGEAGTTQRIRITASDVSLARHPDDGSTILNVLPARIVAAEKLNHAQIMAVMALGEAGEGDRVLARVTRKSWDLLGLAPGELVYARVKGVALM; encoded by the coding sequence ATGACCTCCACCGTGCCGATGCAGGTGCATTTCCACGGCATGCTTGGCCGGTTCGCGCTGGACGTGGCGTTCACCGCGCCGGCGCATGGCATCACCGCGCTGTTCGGCCCCTCGGGGTGCGGCAAGACCAGCGTGCTGCGCTGCGTGGCCGGGCTGCAGCGGCTGGACGGGCGGTTCGCGCTGGCCGGCGAGGTCTGGCAGGACGAGCGGCAATTCCGCCCGCCGCACCGGCGCCCGATCGGCTACGTGTTCCAGGAAGCCAGCCTGTTCCCGCATCTGTCGGTGCGGGCCAACCTGCTGTACGGCCATCGCCGCACCGTCGGCCGTGGCGTGACGGAAACGATCCGCCTGGACGAGGTGGTGGAACTGCTGGGGCTCGGGCGGATGCTCGATCGCTCGCCGCGGCATCTCTCGGGCGGAGAGCGGCAGCGTGTCGCGGTCGGCCGGGCGTTGCTGTCGCAGCCACGCCTGCTGCTGATGGACGAGCCCCTGGCCGCGCTTGACCGTTTCAGCAAGGAAGAGATCCTGCCCTACCTGGAACGGCTGCACGATACCTTGTCGGTGCCGGTGCTGCTGGTCAGCCACGACATCACCGAGGTGGAGCGGCTGGCCGACCACTTGGTGCTGCTGCGTGCCGGCCGCGTCGAGGCCTCCGGGAAACTGGCCGAGCTGCAGGCGGATCCGAAGCTGCCGGTGGCGCGGTTGCCGGAGGCGGGGGTGACGCTGAAGGCCCAGGTCGAAGGCTTCGACGCCGAGTACGACCTGACGATGCTGGCGCTGCCGGGCGGGCGGCTGCAGGTGCCGGGGGTCTTCGGCGAAGCGGGGACGACGCAGCGCATCCGTATCACCGCCTCCGATGTCAGCCTGGCGCGGCACCCCGACGACGGCAGCACCATCCTGAACGTTTTGCCGGCGCGCATCGTCGCCGCCGAGAAGCTGAACCATGCGCAGATCATGGCCGTGATGGCCCTGGGCGAGGCCGGGGAGGGGGATCGCGTGCTGGCCCGCGTGACCCGGAAATCCTGGGACCTGCTGGGCCTTGCGCCGGGGGAACTGGTGTACGCGCGGGTGAAGGGCGTGGCGCTGATGTAG
- a CDS encoding O-antigen ligase family protein — MPEHYRALVVILFFAIGVFYIAKFQLCEQIFENRQYINLCLMWLSTTFVAFVSGNFWIYAIVVGAGLALMSQRSEKIFVIYCFLLFAVPPFIKYVPGFGVVEHVIALDHYRLLSLVVLLPCIVRRAGAPSPLTAEGNKDSRAPMQLVPSAASARLRRPSRTGLGVGRVQSMAAQHPPRIARHGLPYREDPLKSEHSSNPDRKPSALSVTDYLMMAFLLWMMGVQIVNDTVTGDLRAAVYMLLDYWLPYYVASRAIASLRQFQQVAGAISVAAIIVACIAIFENRMSWLLYNSLIIPWDIPIETSVYLVRTGEAGSVLRAKGSLGHAIVLGYVLAFSLCMFTVIAPSIRSVGIRALAYVVLCAGMAASLSRGPWMGAGVGVIAMLFLGKGGGKRIVQFVGWGGLVVGIFLLTPWSETVISYLPFLGNVETGNIDYREKLLDVSLEVFMQSPFMGNFKYLDDPLLQQMRQGEGIIDMVNTYLQVALPYGAIGLIIFVGVFATSIYGVLRTFRNADDPQVERLGRGLCAAIIAILITIGTVSNIFIIPRIYFLAVGLCVGYVRVFGEGAQVAVPARRRHQARLSQPRIAGAARHPASANWPDSQ; from the coding sequence ATGCCGGAACATTACAGAGCACTCGTGGTTATTCTATTCTTTGCTATCGGTGTATTTTATATTGCTAAATTCCAATTATGCGAGCAAATTTTTGAAAATAGACAATATATAAATTTGTGCCTGATGTGGCTTTCCACTACTTTTGTTGCTTTTGTTTCGGGTAATTTTTGGATTTATGCGATCGTTGTTGGCGCTGGTCTTGCGTTAATGTCACAACGAAGCGAAAAAATATTTGTAATATATTGTTTTTTATTATTCGCGGTTCCGCCATTCATAAAATATGTTCCGGGATTTGGGGTGGTCGAGCATGTCATTGCTCTCGACCATTACAGATTGTTGTCTCTCGTGGTGCTCTTGCCGTGCATCGTCAGACGCGCGGGCGCGCCGTCTCCCTTGACTGCCGAAGGAAACAAGGACTCGCGCGCACCGATGCAGCTTGTGCCTTCGGCTGCATCGGCGAGATTGCGCCGCCCCTCGCGCACCGGCCTCGGTGTGGGCCGGGTCCAATCCATGGCCGCTCAACACCCTCCACGGATCGCACGTCATGGACTGCCCTATCGCGAAGACCCCCTCAAATCCGAGCATTCATCCAATCCAGATCGAAAGCCATCCGCTCTGAGTGTTACCGATTACCTCATGATGGCATTTCTGCTTTGGATGATGGGGGTGCAAATTGTCAACGATACGGTGACGGGCGACCTGCGTGCAGCCGTATATATGTTACTTGACTACTGGCTTCCATATTATGTTGCCAGTCGCGCGATTGCTTCTCTACGGCAGTTCCAACAGGTCGCTGGCGCGATCTCAGTTGCTGCGATAATCGTCGCATGTATCGCTATTTTTGAAAATAGAATGTCATGGCTTCTCTACAATTCCTTGATTATCCCCTGGGATATTCCGATAGAAACCAGTGTATATTTGGTCAGAACAGGTGAGGCGGGGTCTGTTCTTAGGGCAAAAGGGTCTCTGGGGCATGCCATTGTGCTGGGGTATGTACTCGCTTTTTCGCTGTGCATGTTCACCGTCATCGCTCCCTCGATCCGGTCAGTTGGCATACGGGCCCTCGCTTATGTCGTTCTTTGTGCCGGGATGGCCGCGAGTCTTTCGAGAGGCCCCTGGATGGGTGCTGGCGTGGGGGTGATTGCAATGCTGTTCCTCGGCAAAGGAGGTGGCAAAAGGATTGTCCAGTTCGTCGGTTGGGGTGGTCTCGTCGTTGGCATCTTCCTGCTGACCCCGTGGTCGGAAACAGTGATATCCTACCTGCCTTTTCTCGGAAACGTCGAAACTGGCAATATTGATTACAGAGAAAAGCTTTTAGATGTTTCTCTCGAAGTATTCATGCAGAGCCCGTTCATGGGAAATTTCAAATATCTTGACGACCCTCTGCTGCAGCAGATGAGGCAGGGAGAGGGGATTATAGATATGGTCAATACATACCTTCAGGTCGCTCTTCCTTATGGGGCTATAGGACTGATAATTTTCGTTGGTGTTTTTGCCACATCCATCTATGGCGTGCTGCGGACATTCCGAAATGCCGACGACCCGCAGGTCGAGCGGCTGGGAAGAGGACTCTGCGCCGCCATCATTGCTATTTTAATTACAATCGGAACCGTTAGCAATATTTTCATAATACCAAGGATATATTTTCTGGCAGTGGGCCTCTGCGTGGGCTACGTCAGGGTCTTTGGCGAAGGCGCACAGGTTGCGGTTCCTGCGCGCCGTCGCCATCAGGCACGACTGAGCCAACCGCGCATTGCTGGTGCGGCGCGCCATCCGGCCTCGGCCAACTGGCCGGATTCACAATGA
- a CDS encoding acyltransferase family protein: MGQAIRADSEVADGHREKRYPTLDGWRAVSILMVVAGHLFPLGPRGWDLNLMTATAGMALFFILSGFLITRFLLQGMEVRVFLLRRFFRVVPLAWSVMVLLLIAHWPPLTTWLANVLFFANLPPQHLLEGGAHLWSLCVEMQFYVGMALLIGALGRRSLYAIPVFCLVVTGLRIATGHHVDIVTWFRIDEILAGGCVALAFSGTFGSRIKRLLGHINPLCAFPLLLLSSHPVSGDFQYLRPYLAAVTISSTLCSPHATRYKILDNKISSYIAAISYAVYIFHGALSATWLGAGDTFVRYAKRPLLVAVVWGLAHLSTFWFERSCIRLGKRISENMEPRPRKPGATDYGSVANPGDGLSIPAQEARFRR; encoded by the coding sequence GTGGGGCAGGCTATCCGCGCAGATAGTGAAGTTGCTGATGGACATCGGGAGAAGCGTTACCCGACGCTTGATGGCTGGCGGGCGGTCAGCATTCTGATGGTCGTGGCAGGGCATCTCTTCCCGCTTGGTCCGCGTGGGTGGGATCTCAATCTGATGACCGCCACGGCCGGAATGGCGCTGTTTTTTATCCTGTCTGGCTTTCTGATTACTCGGTTCCTGCTTCAAGGAATGGAAGTTCGCGTTTTTCTTTTGCGTCGCTTTTTTCGGGTTGTTCCACTTGCATGGTCTGTAATGGTCCTGCTGCTCATCGCGCATTGGCCCCCACTGACGACGTGGCTTGCGAACGTGTTGTTCTTTGCGAATTTGCCCCCCCAACATCTCCTCGAAGGTGGCGCGCATCTGTGGAGCCTGTGCGTCGAAATGCAGTTTTATGTGGGGATGGCATTGCTCATCGGGGCGCTGGGCCGACGTTCGTTGTATGCAATTCCTGTTTTCTGCCTGGTGGTGACCGGTCTGCGAATTGCTACGGGACACCATGTTGATATCGTGACCTGGTTCAGAATTGACGAGATTCTGGCTGGTGGATGTGTTGCGCTGGCATTTTCCGGGACGTTCGGATCACGCATCAAGCGGCTTCTGGGGCATATAAATCCACTATGCGCCTTTCCCCTTTTGCTGCTTTCAAGCCATCCTGTTTCCGGTGATTTCCAGTATCTAAGGCCATACTTGGCCGCTGTCACCATTAGTTCAACACTGTGCAGTCCACATGCAACGCGATACAAAATACTTGATAATAAAATCAGTTCATATATAGCCGCCATTTCATATGCAGTTTATATATTTCATGGTGCATTGAGTGCCACCTGGCTGGGGGCCGGCGATACATTCGTCCGTTATGCAAAGCGGCCGCTGCTGGTGGCGGTGGTCTGGGGGCTCGCGCATCTTTCGACTTTCTGGTTTGAAAGATCGTGTATCAGATTGGGAAAGCGAATTTCCGAGAACATGGAGCCTCGCCCCCGAAAGCCGGGGGCAACTGATTATGGTTCTGTTGCAAACCCGGGAGACGGGTTGAGCATCCCCGCGCAAGAAGCCAGGTTCAGGCGGTGA
- a CDS encoding methyltransferase domain-containing protein: MLLNLLACPDCRSPLTSILRCHSCGISFEQATPISLFPQKANRTVSFQFTPNRSVSGDHFLKVFKYPSRCGAAGAESPYHLDLAHIDIIDQLPSGARILEIGCGGGQMRQWIRDKGYEYIGTDISTSRVQDSLKIHGGPDVLCDAHFLPFRDGVFDLVYSSAVTEHLACPYLVAQEVVRVLNPGGYYLGNVSFLEPWHDNSYFHMTPLGVWENLTQAGFESRNIWPGRDYTGFRAVLAMGNKATKFITFVGDGVHMLYRNANKLRNLARQRPRWSTETITDSARVAGAIDWIAQKPI; this comes from the coding sequence ATGTTGCTCAATCTGCTCGCATGTCCCGATTGCCGCTCGCCGCTTACATCTATTTTGAGGTGCCATTCCTGCGGAATTTCGTTCGAGCAGGCAACGCCAATTTCATTATTTCCGCAAAAGGCCAATCGGACAGTTAGCTTTCAGTTTACGCCAAACCGGTCGGTATCCGGCGATCATTTTTTGAAGGTATTCAAGTATCCATCTCGATGCGGTGCCGCTGGAGCGGAATCACCTTACCATCTTGATTTAGCTCATATCGATATCATTGATCAACTTCCTTCAGGGGCTCGTATTCTCGAAATTGGCTGCGGAGGCGGCCAGATGCGGCAATGGATCAGAGATAAGGGATACGAATATATCGGGACAGATATTTCTACGTCGCGAGTGCAGGACTCCCTCAAAATTCATGGTGGTCCGGACGTTTTGTGTGATGCTCATTTCTTGCCGTTTCGAGATGGAGTATTTGATTTAGTATATTCCTCGGCCGTCACGGAACACCTCGCCTGCCCATATTTGGTCGCACAGGAGGTCGTGCGCGTGCTCAATCCAGGAGGCTACTATCTCGGAAACGTTTCATTTCTCGAACCCTGGCACGACAACAGTTATTTCCATATGACACCTCTCGGCGTATGGGAAAATCTTACGCAAGCAGGGTTCGAGTCGCGGAATATCTGGCCTGGGCGCGATTACACCGGATTCCGTGCCGTCCTTGCAATGGGCAATAAAGCAACAAAATTCATTACATTTGTTGGAGATGGTGTCCATATGCTTTACCGAAATGCCAATAAGCTTAGGAATCTGGCCCGACAGCGGCCGCGCTGGTCCACGGAAACCATTACGGATTCGGCTCGTGTTGCTGGGGCAATCGACTGGATTGCACAGAAGCCAATTTGA
- a CDS encoding YihY/virulence factor BrkB family protein — MRIPLSKLVDFARLRRPLPGTLRAGTAALGEALRRLRTHRSSLAAAGCAFFGMLSLFPALTLLFALAGLVFRPTQVLPLLIVLHDFLPTGAASLVLHEARALLWAQHHMLGLGALVTTWAATNGTRAMLGALTLAYDGEADPGLRPHWLGLLITLVAVVVGAAGLALLVLLPGWLEETGLSHSIGVPLHRISVAMLLAFVAVSFAVLYRFGPPRRRGERRVVWPGTVLATTTWLGASTAFSAWVVRLAGLETRYGPLGATIGLMLWFYVSAWVTLLGAELNAALERRQGSGGGAGPGI, encoded by the coding sequence GTGCGCATCCCCCTGAGCAAGCTCGTTGATTTCGCGCGGCTGCGACGGCCGCTCCCCGGCACCCTGCGTGCGGGCACCGCGGCGCTTGGCGAGGCGCTGCGGCGGTTGCGCACGCATCGCAGCTCGCTGGCGGCGGCAGGCTGCGCCTTCTTCGGCATGCTTTCGCTGTTCCCGGCGCTGACGCTGCTGTTCGCGCTGGCGGGGCTGGTGTTCCGGCCGACACAGGTGCTGCCGCTGCTGATCGTGCTGCACGACTTCCTCCCCACCGGGGCGGCGTCGCTGGTGCTGCACGAGGCGCGCGCATTGCTGTGGGCGCAGCATCACATGCTGGGCCTGGGCGCGCTGGTGACGACCTGGGCGGCGACCAACGGCACGCGCGCCATGCTCGGGGCGCTGACCCTGGCCTATGACGGCGAGGCCGATCCGGGGCTGCGGCCGCATTGGCTCGGGCTGCTGATCACGCTGGTGGCGGTGGTGGTCGGGGCGGCCGGACTGGCCCTGCTGGTGCTGCTGCCGGGCTGGCTGGAGGAAACCGGGCTGTCGCACAGCATCGGGGTGCCACTGCACCGGATCTCGGTGGCGATGCTGCTGGCCTTCGTGGCGGTGTCCTTCGCGGTGCTGTATCGCTTCGGTCCGCCGCGGCGGCGCGGGGAGCGGCGGGTGGTCTGGCCCGGCACCGTGCTGGCGACCACCACCTGGCTCGGCGCCTCCACCGCCTTCAGCGCCTGGGTGGTCCGGCTGGCCGGGCTGGAGACGCGCTATGGCCCGCTTGGCGCCACCATCGGGTTGATGCTGTGGTTCTACGTCTCCGCCTGGGTGACGCTGCTCGGCGCCGAACTGAACGCGGCGCTGGAGCGCCGGCAGGGGAGTGGCGGCGGCGCCGGCCCGGGGATATGA
- a CDS encoding isochorismatase family protein, producing the protein MPIMRAGAATLLVIDFQPRLMAAIHLGAEAIANAKRLLDAAALLDVPVLVTEQNPEKLGGTVAELATDRATPIAKLSFDACDAPDFLAALPPAHDVVVTGCEAHVCVLQTVLGLRAAGRGVFVVEDAIGSRAPANKAAALRRMAAHGAEIVTTEMVAFEWLRSAAHPRFRPVVALIK; encoded by the coding sequence ATGCCGATCATGCGGGCCGGGGCCGCGACGCTGCTGGTCATCGATTTCCAGCCACGGTTGATGGCGGCCATCCATCTTGGCGCGGAGGCGATCGCCAACGCGAAGCGCCTGCTCGATGCGGCGGCGCTGCTGGACGTGCCGGTGCTGGTCACCGAGCAGAACCCGGAGAAACTGGGCGGCACGGTCGCGGAGCTGGCGACCGATCGGGCCACGCCCATCGCCAAGCTGAGCTTCGATGCCTGTGACGCGCCCGATTTCCTCGCCGCCCTGCCGCCGGCGCATGACGTGGTGGTGACGGGCTGCGAGGCGCATGTCTGCGTGCTGCAGACCGTGCTGGGGCTGCGCGCCGCCGGGCGCGGAGTGTTCGTGGTGGAGGACGCGATCGGCTCGCGCGCCCCGGCGAACAAGGCAGCGGCGCTGCGGCGCATGGCGGCGCACGGCGCGGAGATCGTGACCACCGAGATGGTGGCGTTCGAATGGCTGCGCAGCGCCGCGCATCCGCGCTTCCGGCCGGTGGTGGCGCTGATCAAGTAG